In a single window of the Elaeis guineensis isolate ETL-2024a chromosome 8, EG11, whole genome shotgun sequence genome:
- the LOC105061406 gene encoding dihydrolipoyllysine-residue succinyltransferase component of 2-oxoglutarate dehydrogenase complex 1, mitochondrial isoform X1 produces MASNLARLVRRPVATFFLLQSYRHVRNFSHHVFPGVCGPLGPKPMREITQLLPKNSFYQLWSRLFSSESGDLFDAVVPFMGESITDGTLATFLKKPGDRVEVDEPIAQVETDKVTIDVASPEAGIIEKFVAKEGDTVTPGTKVAVISKSAASITHVAPSEEKQGKEVPKPSPPAEKKVEKPKVEPSIKEKPRAPSPEPPKAAASEPRLPPKERERRVPMPRLRKRVATRLKDSQNTFAMLTTFNEVDMTNLMKLRSDYKDAFVEKHGVKLGLMSGFVKAAVSGLQNQPIINAVIDGEDIVYRDYIDISIAVGTPKGLVVPVIRDADKMNFADIEKTINTLAKKANNGTISIDEMAGGSFTISNGGVYGSLLSTPIINPPQSAILGMHSIVNRPMVVDGKIVPRPMMYIALTYDHRLIDGREAVFFLRRIKDVVEDPRRLLLDL; encoded by the exons ATGGCATCGAATCTCGCTCGCCTCGTCCGTCGTCCCGTCGCG ACATTTTTCCTGTTACAAAGTTACAGGCATGTTCGAAACTTCAGCCATCATGTCTTCCCAG GTGTCTGTGGTCCACTTGGCCCAAAACCCATGAG GGAAATTACTCAGTTGCTTCCAAAGAATTCTTTTTACCAATTATGGAGTAGGTTGTTTTCTTCAGAAAGTG GTGACCTTTTTGATGCGGTTGTTCCATTTATGGGTGAATCTATTACTGATGGAACATTAGCAACCTTTCTAAAGA AACCTGGAGATCGGGTTGAAGTTGATGAACCAATTGCCCAGGTTGAAACTGATAAG GTGACCATTGATGTTGCTAGTCCTGAAGCTGGGATTATCGAAAAG TTTGTCGCCAAAGAGGGTGATACTGTGACACCAGGAACTAAGGTTGCTGTGATCTCAAAATCTGCTGCCAGTATAACACATGTTGCTCCATCAGAGGAGAAACAAGGTAAAGAAGTTCCTAAACCATCACCACCTGCAGAAAAAAAGGTTGAAAAACCTAAAGTGGAGCCTTCCATCAAAGAAAAACCCAGAGCACCTTCTCCTGAACCTCCTAAAGCTGCTGCTTCTGAACCTCGGCTTCCTCCCAAAGAAAGGGAAAGACGA GTTCCCATGCCGAGGCTTAGGAAACGTGTTGCTACTCGTTTGAAGGATTCTCAGAACACATTTGCAATGCTAACTACATTTAATGAAGTTGACAT GACCAACTTGATGAAACTCCGCTCTGATTACAAGGATGCCTTTGTGGAAAAGCATGGTGTGAAGCTGGGACTCATGTCAGGGTTTGTTAAA GCAGCTGTTTCTGGACTGCAAAACCAGCCAATCATCAATGCAGTCATTGATGGAGAGGATATCGTATATCGAGATTATATTGATATCAGCATTGCTGTTGGCACACCTAAG GGCCTGGTGGTGCCAGTTATTCGTGATGCTGACAAGATGAATTTTGCAGACATAGAGAAAACAATTAATACTCTTGCTAAGAAGGCAAATAATGGGACAATCTCGATCGATGAAATGGCTGGAGGCTCGTTCACAATATCTAATGGAGGAGTTTATGGAAGTCTTTTGAGCACACCGATTATTAACCCTCCACAG TCAGCAATCCTTGGTATGCATTCTATCGTAAACCGGCCAATGGTCGTGGATGGTAAGATTGTCCCAAGGCCTATGATGTATATTGCGTTGACCTATGATCATAGGTTGATTGATGGGAGAGAGGCAGTCTTCTTTTTGCGGCGCATCAAGGATGTGGTTGAGGACCCTCGCAGGCTTCTCCTCGACTTATAG
- the LOC105061406 gene encoding dihydrolipoyllysine-residue succinyltransferase component of 2-oxoglutarate dehydrogenase complex 1, mitochondrial isoform X2, translating to MGESITDGTLATFLKKPGDRVEVDEPIAQVETDKVTIDVASPEAGIIEKFVAKEGDTVTPGTKVAVISKSAASITHVAPSEEKQGKEVPKPSPPAEKKVEKPKVEPSIKEKPRAPSPEPPKAAASEPRLPPKERERRVPMPRLRKRVATRLKDSQNTFAMLTTFNEVDMTNLMKLRSDYKDAFVEKHGVKLGLMSGFVKAAVSGLQNQPIINAVIDGEDIVYRDYIDISIAVGTPKGLVVPVIRDADKMNFADIEKTINTLAKKANNGTISIDEMAGGSFTISNGGVYGSLLSTPIINPPQSAILGMHSIVNRPMVVDGKIVPRPMMYIALTYDHRLIDGREAVFFLRRIKDVVEDPRRLLLDL from the exons ATGGGTGAATCTATTACTGATGGAACATTAGCAACCTTTCTAAAGA AACCTGGAGATCGGGTTGAAGTTGATGAACCAATTGCCCAGGTTGAAACTGATAAG GTGACCATTGATGTTGCTAGTCCTGAAGCTGGGATTATCGAAAAG TTTGTCGCCAAAGAGGGTGATACTGTGACACCAGGAACTAAGGTTGCTGTGATCTCAAAATCTGCTGCCAGTATAACACATGTTGCTCCATCAGAGGAGAAACAAGGTAAAGAAGTTCCTAAACCATCACCACCTGCAGAAAAAAAGGTTGAAAAACCTAAAGTGGAGCCTTCCATCAAAGAAAAACCCAGAGCACCTTCTCCTGAACCTCCTAAAGCTGCTGCTTCTGAACCTCGGCTTCCTCCCAAAGAAAGGGAAAGACGA GTTCCCATGCCGAGGCTTAGGAAACGTGTTGCTACTCGTTTGAAGGATTCTCAGAACACATTTGCAATGCTAACTACATTTAATGAAGTTGACAT GACCAACTTGATGAAACTCCGCTCTGATTACAAGGATGCCTTTGTGGAAAAGCATGGTGTGAAGCTGGGACTCATGTCAGGGTTTGTTAAA GCAGCTGTTTCTGGACTGCAAAACCAGCCAATCATCAATGCAGTCATTGATGGAGAGGATATCGTATATCGAGATTATATTGATATCAGCATTGCTGTTGGCACACCTAAG GGCCTGGTGGTGCCAGTTATTCGTGATGCTGACAAGATGAATTTTGCAGACATAGAGAAAACAATTAATACTCTTGCTAAGAAGGCAAATAATGGGACAATCTCGATCGATGAAATGGCTGGAGGCTCGTTCACAATATCTAATGGAGGAGTTTATGGAAGTCTTTTGAGCACACCGATTATTAACCCTCCACAG TCAGCAATCCTTGGTATGCATTCTATCGTAAACCGGCCAATGGTCGTGGATGGTAAGATTGTCCCAAGGCCTATGATGTATATTGCGTTGACCTATGATCATAGGTTGATTGATGGGAGAGAGGCAGTCTTCTTTTTGCGGCGCATCAAGGATGTGGTTGAGGACCCTCGCAGGCTTCTCCTCGACTTATAG